A section of the Oryzias latipes chromosome 8, ASM223467v1 genome encodes:
- the LOC101162295 gene encoding sphingosine 1-phosphate receptor 1 — protein MVSRFSQYLRNAVISEHYNYTGKLKEDKYKEGLKPEAIAFLLVCLLIVVENAIVLVALWKNKKFHVPMYYLLGNLTLSDMLAGLTYMANIMTSGHITLKMTPILYFLREGGVFITLAASVISLLAIAIERHVTMVRMKPYQGDKQGRMCALIVGSWMLSVFLGILPVLGWNCIGRLEQCSTVLPLYAKSYILFCITVFSAILMSIIVLYVRIFRIVKSNTQRLASVPQRKGFYRRSQKYMALLKTVTIVLGVFIACWLPLFILFLLDFSCAVKLCKILFKAEYFLGIALINSLLNPIIYTLTSKDMRKAIIRLLCQPCLITENGQVRKIGVHFLDCSTTKMEGTSHRLEGLETTVSSGNFTHSVIKPIYPQICRT, from the coding sequence ATGGTTTCCAGATTCAGCCAGTATCTCAGAAACGCCGTCATCAGCGAGCACTACAACTACACCGGCAAACTAAAGGAGGACAAGTACAAGGAGGGACTCAAACCTGAAGCCATCGCTTTCCTGCTGGTCTGCCTGCTCATTGTGGTAGAAAATGCCATCGTGCTTGTGGCCCTCTGGAAGAACAAGAAGTTCCATGTGCCCATGTACTACTTGCTGGGCAATTTGACTCTCTCTGACATGCTGGCAGGCCTGACCTACATGGCGAACATTATGACGTCTGGACACATCACCTTAAAAATGACCCCCATTCTATATTTCCTTCGAGAGGGTGGTGTGTTCATCACGTTGGCTGCGTCTGTGATCAGCCTGCTGGCCATCGCCATAGAGCGCCATGTCACCATGGTGAGGATGAAGCCGTACCAGGGGGACAAACAGGGCCGGATGTGCGCCCTCATTGTTGGCAGCTGGATGCTTTCTGTGTTCCTGGGCATCCTGCCTGTTCTGGGGTGGAACTGCATCGGGCGGCTGGAGCAGTGCTCCACCGTTCTTCCACTCTACGCCAAAAGCTACATCCTCTTTTGCATCACTGTCTTCAGCGCCATCCTCATGTCCATCATTGTGCTCTATGTTCGTATCTTCCGCATCGTCAAGTCTAACACCCAGCGCCTGGCCTCTGTCCCGCAGCGGAAAGGATTCTACAGGAGGTCGCAGAAGTATATGGCACTGCTGAAAACAGTCACCATCGTCCTGGGAGTCTTCATCGCCTGCTGGCTGCCCTTATTCATCCTCTTCCTGTTGGACTTTTCCTGTGCAGTTAAACTCTGCAAAATCCTCTTCAAGGCAGAATACTTCCTGGGAATCGCGTTGATCAACTCCCTGCTCAACCCCATCATCTACACTCTGACCAGCAAGGACATGAGGAAGGCCATCATCAGGCTACTCTGCCAGCCCTGCCTCATCACCGAAAACGGGCAGGTCCGAAAGATCGGGGTGCATTTCCTCGACTGCAGCACCACAAAGATGGAGGGCACCTCACACAGACTGGAAGGACTGGAGACCACAGTGTCCTCGGGTAACTTCACACACTCAGTCATCAAACCTATTTACCCCCAAATTTGCAGGACGTGA